The following coding sequences are from one Lolium rigidum isolate FL_2022 chromosome 6, APGP_CSIRO_Lrig_0.1, whole genome shotgun sequence window:
- the LOC124659542 gene encoding GATA transcription factor 12-like, giving the protein MEATAASEYDAHGGYYGRDSKPCADIFVVDDLLALPCDDDDDNEGEAAEAPAFQLGAAAVTVKKEEAGFGNVSADSSTVTALDSCSNSFSGLADGDFSGGLCEPYDQLAELEWLSNYMGEGEESFATEDLQKLQLISGIPSGGFSSSAKYGQPAAPPTAASASATAAQPGMFLPEGPVPAKARSKRSRVAPGNWSSRLLVLPPPPASPPSPASMAISPAESGVSDHAFHVKRPSKPAKKKEAVAPPQPHAQPATAPAPPSGVAAAANEGRRCVHCETDKTPQWRTGPMGPKTLCNACGVRYKSGRLVPEYRPAASPTFSNARHSNSHRKVLELRRQREMHPHHHHHHQQHHFNAAGGGPAGGVGGLMHMQSSLLFDGPSAPPLVGGGDDFLIHHHHHLGTDYRQQLM; this is encoded by the exons atggaggcgacggcggcgtccgAGTACGACGCGCACGGCGGCTACTACGGCCGTGACAGTAAGCCCTGCGCGGACATCTTCGTCGTCGACGACCTCCTCGCGCTGCcgtgcgacgacgacgacgacaacgaagGGGAGGCCGCCGAGGCGCCGGCGTTCCagctcggcgccgccgccgtaACCGTCAAGAAGGAGGAGGCCGGGTTCGGGAACGTGTCCGCCGACTCCTCCACCGTCACCGCCCTCGACAGCTGCAGCAACTCCTTCTCCGGCCTTGCCGACGGCGACTTCTCCGGCGGCCTCTGCGAGCCG TACGATCAGCTGGCGGAGCTGGAATGGCTGTCCAACTACATGGGCGAGGGCGAGGAGAGCTTCGCCACCGAGGACCTCCAGAAGCTGCAGCTCATCTCCGGCATCCCCTCGGGCGGCTTCTCCTCCTCGGCCAAGTACGGGCAGCCAGCTGCTCCTCCAacggccgcctccgcctccgcgacggCGGCGCAGCCCGGCATGTTCCTGCCAGAGGGCCCCGTGCCCGCCAAGGCCCGCAGCAAGCGGTCCCGCGTCGCGCCAGGCAACTGGTCGTCCCGCCTGCTCGTGCTCCCGCCACCCCCGGCCTCCCCGCCGTCCCCGGCGTCCATGGCCATCTCGCCCGCGGAGTCCGGCGTGTCCGACCACGCGTTCCACGTCAAGCGGCCGTCGAAGCCGGCCAAGAAGAAGGAGGCCGTGGCGCCGCCGCAACCGCACGCCCAGCCCGCgaccgcgcccgcgccgccgtccggcgtggcggcggcggccaacgAGGGGCGGCGGTGCGTGCACTGCGAGACGGACAAGACGCCGCAGTGGAGGACGGGGCCCATGGGCCCCAAGACGCTGTGCAACGCGTGCGGGGTGAGGTACAAGTCCGGGCGGCTGGTGCCGGAGTACCGGCCGGCGGCCAGCCCCACCTTCTCCAACGCCAGGCACTCCAACTCCCACCGCAAGGTGCTGGAGCTGCGCCGCCAGCGGGAGATGcacccgcaccaccaccaccaccaccagcagcaccACTTCAACGCTGCAGGCGGCGGCCCGGCgggcggcgtcggaggcctgATGCACATGCAGAGCTCGCTGCTGTTCGACGGGCCGTCCGCGCCGcccctcgtcggcggcggcgacgacttcctcatccaccaccaccaccacctaggGACGGACTACCGGCAGCAGCTCATGTAG